The DNA window GACCGTGGGCACGTTGCGTGCCTCGAACGAAATCTTGTGGCCGGGGGAAATATCCTGCTGGTCGTTCACGGCTTCACGGATAATATGCGATAAATCACATGCGCCGCGCTGCAGCTCCAGCCGACCGCTTTCCATCATATGCGCCGACAGGATGGTTTCGATCAGGCGCACCAGCCGGTCCACGGCGGCGCGGATGGTCGATGTGCGTTTTTCCAACGCCTCCTTGCCGATCGTGTCGCCGCGCTTATGGATGATCTGCGCGTTGCCGTCGATGATCGTCAGCGGCGTGCGGAATTCATGGCTGACCATCGACACGAATGTTTTTTGCTGCTCGACAACCGCTTTTTCCTTGGCCAGCGCCGTGGCCAGCTCCGCGGTCTGCGCGGCCAGCAATGCCTGCTGGCGCTTGTAATCGGTGATATTCGTCGTGGAGATCACGATGCCGTTGTTCGCCGTCCGTCGCGCCTGCATCCGCACCCAGGTGCCGTTATGCATCTTGTATTCTTTGCTGCCCTTGGGGTTCTGCCACCATTCCTTCATCTCTTCGTAACGCGGGTCGCCCGGCTCCAGCCCTACTTCATGTGTCACAACCTTGAAGGCGTCCATCACATGGACGCCCGGCGCCAAAAGCTTCGCGCTATGGGGGTAAAAGCTATAGTAATGCCGGCTGACAAAATCGATCATCCCGTTTTCATCGATGGCGATCAGCGCGTCGGGGCTGGCGGCGATCACGGCATCGGCGCGGCGGTTGGCGGCGGCAGCCTCCTGTGTGCGTTCCTCGACCAGCACCTCCAGCCGTTTGCGGTATTCGGCCAGTTCATGTTCGGCATGCTTGTGCGCGGTCACGTCGCGCATATGCAGCACGACCGCTTGCACCGTCACGTTGCGCAGCAGGTTCGACCCGCTTGCCTCGAAATCCAGCCAGATGCCGCGTTTGTGCCAGAACTTGAACGATGTCGGCGATGCATCCTCACCGGAATGATGGGTCGCCAGCCAGCGGAACTGGTCTTCGAATTCCACCTTGTCGCTGGCATGCAGGAAGCTGAAGAACGGCTGGCCCATCACCTCCCATATCTCGTAATCCAGCTGGCGGGTGAAGGCGGGGCTGGTGTAAAGGATGATCCCCGCCGCATCCAGCAGCACAAGAATATCGTTCGAATGTTCGATGATGCCGCGGAAGCGTTCTTCCCCCTGCTCGATCCTCGCCTCGGCTGCCGCCAGCTCCTTGAGCACCAGCAGCTTTTCCAGCAGGTGCTTGCCCAGCTCGGACTGCAGGTCGCCAAGGCTCATGACCTCGTCGATGCCCATGTTCAGATAGACGCGGCGCTTCATGCCGGGGTTGTCATCCAGCACGACATAGGTCTTGCGCGGGAACAGGCGCACGATGCGCGCGATATCGTCGCCCGTCAGGCCGCCATTGCCGTCGATGAATATAAGGTCGGGGTCGCGGTCGATCTCGGTCAGGCGTTCCAGGGGGTGCGTCAGGAAGCTGAAAACATAGCCCTCGAGGTTATTAACCATAATATCTTCAAGGGCATGCTGGGTATCCAGCCCCCTTGCAACCACAAGACTATTTAATATCTGCGTCATGCCCCTTCACATCCCCTGCCGGACATTATATATCAAGGAACAGCGGCGATAAATGGCGGATACGCCACCATTATTTCTTGACATATCAGGACAGTCGAGTATATTGCCCATCTCGGACGCCCGATGGCGAGCCGTAAAGATTCCTGATAAACACTTGAAATGAAACGGTCATAGCTATGTACGCAGTCATTAAAACCGGTGGTAAGCAGTATCGCGTGAAGAAGGATGATATCCTGCGAGTCGAACTGCTCGACGCCAAAAAAGGTGACAAAGTCACCCTGAACGAAGTCCTGATGGTCGGCAGCGCCGATGGCAAAGCAAAATTCGGCGCCCCCACGATTTCGGGTGCGAGCGTGAGCGCAGAAGTTGTGGACCAGATCCGCGACGACAAAGTCATCGTTTTCAAGAAAAAGCGCCGCCAGAACTATCGCCGCAAAAACGGCCATCGCCAGAACCTGCTGGTTCTGAAGATCACCGGCATCACGGGTTAAGTTTTACTAGTCTTTAGGAGTATATAAAATGGCACATAAGAAAGCCGGTGGCTCATCCAGAAACGGTCGCGATTCAGCCGGCCAGCGCCTGGGCGTGAAAGTCTATGGCGGCCAGGAAATCAGCAACGGCGGCATCATCGTGCGCCAGCGCGGCACGCAATACCACCCCGGCAAATTCGTCGGCATCGGCAAAGACCACACGATCTTCGCCAAGCGCGACGGCGTTGTGAAATTCCACGGCGGCCTGAAAGGCCGTCAGTACATCTCGGTCGTTCCGGCGAACGAGTCGGCGGAATAAGCTTCCGTCTGTAATGAATTTTAAAGACCGGGGAATTTCCATTCCCCGGTTTTTATTTAGGCATCCACTCCCATGAAATTCCTCGACGAAGCGAAAATCTACCTCGAAAGCGGCAAGGGCGGCCCCGGCGCTATCGCCTTCCGCCGCGAGAAATTCGTCGATATGGGCGGCCCCGACGGCGGCAATGGCGGGCGCGGCGGCGACATCTATTTCGAGGCGCTCGACAACCTCAACACCCTCATCGATTTCCGCTATACCCAGCATTTCCGCGCTGGCGCGGGGCAAAACGGCGGCGGTGACAACTGCTCCGGCAAGAGCGGCAACGATATCGTCGTGAAGGTGCCGGTCGGCACCGTCATCCTCGACGAGGACAAGGAAACCGAGCTGCTCGACATGACCATCCCCGGCCAGCGCGTGCTGTTCCTGAAGGGCGGCGACGGCGGTTTCGGCAACGCACATTTCAAGTCCTCCACCAACCGCGCCCCGCGCAAATCCACCCCCGGCTGGCCCGGCGAGGAACGCGCCGTCTGGCTGCGCCTGAAGCTGATCGCCGATGCCGGCATCGTCGGTCTGCCAAATGCGGGCAAATCGACCTTCCTGTCGGTCGTGACGCGCGCCAAGCCTAAAATTGCCGATTACCCCTTCACCACCCTCGCCCCGAACCTTGGTGTCGTGCGCACGCATGACAAGGAATTCGTGCTGGCCGATATTCCCGGCCTGATCGAGGGCGCGTCCGAAGGTGTCGGCCTTGGCACCCGTTTCCTCGGCCACGTTGAGCGCACCGGCGCGCTGCTCCACCTGATCGACGCGACGCAGGACGACATCGTGGGCGCGTATAAAACCATCCGTGCGGAACTGAAGGCCTATGGCCACGGCCTTGCCAAAAAGCCCGAAATCATCGCGCTGAACAAGATCGATGCCCTCGGCCCCGAACTGGCCGAAGACCAGCGTGATATCCTGTCCAAGGCCATCCGCAAGAAAGTCCACCTGATTTCCGCCGTCGCCAAGGACGGCACCGAAACGGTGCTGGCCGAGATGTTCAAACACATCGAAAAATCCCGCGCCGCCCGCAAAGCAGCCATGCCCGTCGTGCAGGATGTCGTTTACGACGACGAGTGACCGCAGCGCGGCTTGCGGCTGCCCGATATTCCCGAAGACCGAGAGAAGAAGGATGAAAGCGGCGATCAGCTGATTTTTTATCTTTTTTCTGTTCATCTTTAGCCTCCTTTCATCCTTATCATCATTTCACAGAATTACAATTTAGTCAATAACAAATTGCGTATATCGCATTTTACAAAATCTACCCAAACACTTACCTATCGACTATGGCAACCGCCCTCGCCGCCGCCGAAAAATCGCCTATCTTTCAAAAAGCGGCTTTGTTAAAATTGCAAAGCATTGAATTTTCATGGGTTCAGGGGTGTTTTGATGGCCGATGCGTTGATCGAATTGTTTGCGGACGTGCTGCAGGTCGAAGCGGGCGCGCTGAATGACAACAGCTCCCCCGATTCAGTCCGCCAATGGGACAGTCTGGCCGCCATGCATCTGGTCGCGGCGATCGAGGACAAGTTCAAGATCCAGCTGTCCACCAAGGAAATCATGAAAATGTCGTCCATCGGCCTTGCACGGAAAACGCTGCAGGACAAGAACGTCAAGGTTTGACCGCGCGATGACCGCACCCGACCCCAAAACGGCATGGCGGCAATACCAGAAACAGGCAGGCGTAGCGGATATCACCGTCGGCCTCGCCGCCTCCTTCACCGTTGATCCGCTCGAGCCGTATCTCGGCGCGCATCTGCTGGCCAAAAACCTGAAGCCCGAATTTTCGCAGGCGCCGTTCAACCAGCTGCAGCAACTCTGTCTTAATCACAAACACGCCGTCGGCGACCCCGATGTCATCGTCATGCTATGGCGCATCGAGGATTTGTTCGGCGCAAAACTGGCCGCGACGCTCGATAGCGCCGATGCCCTGCCCGCGCTGCTGGATGATATCCGCCAGTTTGCCGCATCGGTCGCACAGCTGCGCCGCAATTTTTCCGGTACGCTGGTATTATCAACGCCACCCTTCCCGTCCATGCCCGGTTTCGACGCGCTGGAGCTTACATCGCCCGCAATGCAGGTGTACACCGCCGCCGCACAGGCATGGGCGCAGGAAGCGGCAAAGATCGACCGCCTGCGCATGCTGGATTTACAGGCCTTGATGACCGAACACGGCGCGCGCAATGCAAATGACGCGCGCAAATGGCAGCTTTACCGCCAGCCTTATACCGAAACATTCTGGCAGGCCATCGGCACGCAGGCAGGCCGCATCATCGCCGCCGAAAAGATTGCCGCGAAAAAATGCGTCGTGCTGGATCTCGACAACACCCTCTGGGGTGGTGTGATCGGCGAAGATGGCTTGGGCGGGATTGCGCTGGGCGATGAATTTCCCGGCCGCGCTTTCCGCGATTTCCAGCGTTACCTGATGCATCTGAAATCACGGGGCGTGATGCTGGCTGTGGCGTCCAAAAATAATCCTGAAGACGCCTATGAAGTATTCGACAGGCATGACGCGATGGTTTTATCGCGCCGCGATGTCGTCGCTTTTGAAATCAACTGGGAATCAAAAGTCGACAGCATCAAGCGCATCGCCGCGAAACTGAATATCGGCCTCGACGCGCTGGTTTTCGTCGATGACAACCCGAAAGAAATCGGCGAGGTGCAGGAACGCCTGCCGGCCGTTACCTGCATCCTTGTGCCAGAAGAACTCGCCGATCTGCCCGCCCTGCTGTCCCGCACCGACCTGTTCGATACGCTGCAAGTGACCGACGAAGACCGCAAGCGCACCGAAATGATCGCCGCCGACCAGCAGCGCAGCGCTGTGCAGGAAACGACGTCGGAAGAAGATTTCCGCAAATCGCTGCAATTGAAGATCGACATTTTCGCCGCCGAAAAACAACACCTTGCCCGCATCACCCAACTGGTGAACAAAACCAACCAGTTCAATCTGACCACCATCCGCCGCACGCAGGACGAAATTGAAAAGCTGGCGGCATCGCCGGACGCACTTGTGCTAGGCATGAATATCGCCGACAAATACGGCGATTACGGGTTGGTCGGCGTGGCTATCCTGACAAAGAACGGCGCAATCGCCGATATCGACACGCTGCTGATGAGCTGCCGTGTGCTGGGGCGCGGCGCGGAGGAAACATTTATCGCGCAACTCGCCGTCGCCGCCGCGTCGCTTGGCTGCACATCCTTGCGCGGGAAATATACCCCCACCACCAAAAACGACATGGTGAAAGACCTGTATGCGCGTTTTAAATTCGCGCCTGATGGCGACGGATGGGTATTAAAAACCGTCGATGCCGCCGGTATCCCCGCCCATATCGATGCTTCCTTGCGCCTGCCGGAATCGCCTATACTGGATAAAAACAAAGAGGGTAAAAAATGACCGTGCAAGCCGCCCCCGCGCCCGCCGCGCTGCCGGAAAACGTCGCCGCGCTGATCGACAAGGTGATCGAGGATAACCCGATGCACCGCAACTTCGTCACCCGCGCGCTGGCGAACGTCACTGCGCCGGAACTTGCGCATCTCGACGACTATATCGATTTTTGCAAGCAGAAGGGTTTGACCGTCGCATACCTTGCCGAATGCTACCTGACCATCGTGGGCGATACGCTGCGCGAACAGATTTACTTCCAGAAGCATAAAAAATACCGTTACTCGACATTTGCCGAGGTCGGCGACAGCGTGTATTTCAACGAAGAATACATGTCGTTTTATATGTACGGCCTTGCGATCACGTCGTATCTATGGCCGAACCATCTCGACCTGTTCCGGTTTTTCCGCGAAACGCTGCCGACCGCGAAGACAGGCAAATACCTCGAAATCGGGCCCGGTCACGGTTATTTCTTCATGACCGCGATGGAACAGTCAAAATTCGACACCTTCACCGGCGTCGATATCAGCGAAACCAGTATCGCCATGACGCGCGCGCTGATCGATCATTTCGGCGCTGGTAAAAAACCCTTCGACCTCGTCTGCATGGATTTCCTGAAAACCGACCTGCCCGAAAACGGTTTCGATGCCGTGGTGATGGGCGAGGTACTGGAGCATGTGGAACAGCCGGATTTGTTCCTGAAGCAGATCGCGCGCCTGGCAAACAAGGACGCGCATATTTTCGTCACCACCTGCATCAACGCCCCCGCCGTCGATCATATCTACCTTTTCAAATCTCCAGATGAACTGGTGAAACTGTTCGATGGCTGCGGATTAAAAATCAAATCACAACTGATCCGCCCGTATGAAGGCAAGACCGAGGCCGAAAGCCTCGCGCAGCTGCTGCCCATCAACGTCGCCTATGTGCTGGAGAAAAAATGACGCTTTCCGCGCTCACATTCCACCATCTGGGATTGGCGGTGAAGGACGACGCAGCGGCGCTTGCGATGCTGGGCGCGCTGGGCTATGCGGCGCAGGATAAAATTTTCGACCCCGCGCAGAATGTTTTCGTGCGCCTCTGCCTGTCCCCCACCCAGCCGACGGTCGAAATCGTGCAGCCGGGGCCGGAGGGCAAAAGCCCCATCGACAGCTGGATCGCGAAATACAACGAACTGATCTACCATACCTGTTACGAAACGCCCGACCTTGCCGCGACCCTCGCCGATATCGAAAAGGCCGGGCTGCGCGTCATGACGCTGGCGGAGCGCAAGCCCGCCGTCCTGTTCGGCGGGCGGCATGTGTCGTTTTACAAGGTCATGGGTTTTGGCATCATCGAATTGCTTGAAAGGAACTAGACAATGGCACGCACCGAAAACGCCCCGCAGACAAAACTGCTGAAAGATTACAAAAAGCCCGATTTCGAAATCGACCATGTCCATCTGCTGTTCGACATCCATTCCGGCAAGACGCTGGTGACGGCAAAAACGATTTACCGCCGCACGAACAGCGCTGCCAAAAACCTTGTGCTGGATGGTCAGGAACTTGTTCTTCATTCGGTAAAACTGAATAACGAAGCACTCTCGGGCAACCGTTACACGAAAGACGACAGCACGCTGACCATCAGCGACGTGCCGGACAGCTTCACGCTCGATATCGTGACCGAAATTTATCCCGAGAAAAACACCGCGCTCGAAGGCCTTTACAGCTCCAGCGGAAATTACTGCACGCAATGCGAGCCGGAGGGGTTCCGCAAGATCACCTATTACCTCGACCGCTCCGATGTGATGACGAAATTCACGACGCGCGTGCAGGCAGATAAAAACACCTGCCCCGTGCTGTTGTCGAACGGCAACTGCGTCGAAAAAGGCGAGCTGCCCGACGGCCGCCATTTTGCGACATGGGACGACCCGCACAAGAAGCCCTGCTATCTGTTCGCGCTTGTCGCCGGCAGCCTTGCGCATATCCACGACACCTTCACGACCATGAACGGTAAAAAAGTGGATTTGTATATCTACGTCAACCACGGCAACGAAAAGAAATGCGGCCATGCGATGCTGGCGCTGAAAAATTCTATGAAGTGGGACGAGGAACAATACGGCCGCGAATACGACCTCGATATTTTCAACATCGTCGCCGTGAACGATTTCAATTTCGGCGCGATGGAAAACAAGAGCCTGAACATTTTCAACTCGAAACTCGTGCTGGCCGTTCCCGAAACCGCGACCGACGGCGACTACCTTGCGATCGAAGGCGTGGTGGCGCATGAATATTTCCACAACTGGACCGGCAACCGCATCACCTGCCGCGACTGGTTCCAGCTGAGCCTGAAAGAAGGCCTGACCGTCTTCCG is part of the Alphaproteobacteria bacterium genome and encodes:
- the rplU gene encoding 50S ribosomal protein L21; protein product: MYAVIKTGGKQYRVKKDDILRVELLDAKKGDKVTLNEVLMVGSADGKAKFGAPTISGASVSAEVVDQIRDDKVIVFKKKRRQNYRRKNGHRQNLLVLKITGITG
- a CDS encoding HAD-IIIC family phosphatase, producing MTAPDPKTAWRQYQKQAGVADITVGLAASFTVDPLEPYLGAHLLAKNLKPEFSQAPFNQLQQLCLNHKHAVGDPDVIVMLWRIEDLFGAKLAATLDSADALPALLDDIRQFAASVAQLRRNFSGTLVLSTPPFPSMPGFDALELTSPAMQVYTAAAQAWAQEAAKIDRLRMLDLQALMTEHGARNANDARKWQLYRQPYTETFWQAIGTQAGRIIAAEKIAAKKCVVLDLDNTLWGGVIGEDGLGGIALGDEFPGRAFRDFQRYLMHLKSRGVMLAVASKNNPEDAYEVFDRHDAMVLSRRDVVAFEINWESKVDSIKRIAAKLNIGLDALVFVDDNPKEIGEVQERLPAVTCILVPEELADLPALLSRTDLFDTLQVTDEDRKRTEMIAADQQRSAVQETTSEEDFRKSLQLKIDIFAAEKQHLARITQLVNKTNQFNLTTIRRTQDEIEKLAASPDALVLGMNIADKYGDYGLVGVAILTKNGAIADIDTLLMSCRVLGRGAEETFIAQLAVAAASLGCTSLRGKYTPTTKNDMVKDLYARFKFAPDGDGWVLKTVDAAGIPAHIDASLRLPESPILDKNKEGKK
- a CDS encoding class I SAM-dependent methyltransferase, giving the protein MTVQAAPAPAALPENVAALIDKVIEDNPMHRNFVTRALANVTAPELAHLDDYIDFCKQKGLTVAYLAECYLTIVGDTLREQIYFQKHKKYRYSTFAEVGDSVYFNEEYMSFYMYGLAITSYLWPNHLDLFRFFRETLPTAKTGKYLEIGPGHGYFFMTAMEQSKFDTFTGVDISETSIAMTRALIDHFGAGKKPFDLVCMDFLKTDLPENGFDAVVMGEVLEHVEQPDLFLKQIARLANKDAHIFVTTCINAPAVDHIYLFKSPDELVKLFDGCGLKIKSQLIRPYEGKTEAESLAQLLPINVAYVLEKK
- the rpmA gene encoding 50S ribosomal protein L27, translated to MAHKKAGGSSRNGRDSAGQRLGVKVYGGQEISNGGIIVRQRGTQYHPGKFVGIGKDHTIFAKRDGVVKFHGGLKGRQYISVVPANESAE
- a CDS encoding acyl carrier protein, with product MADALIELFADVLQVEAGALNDNSSPDSVRQWDSLAAMHLVAAIEDKFKIQLSTKEIMKMSSIGLARKTLQDKNVKV
- a CDS encoding VOC family protein; translation: MTLSALTFHHLGLAVKDDAAALAMLGALGYAAQDKIFDPAQNVFVRLCLSPTQPTVEIVQPGPEGKSPIDSWIAKYNELIYHTCYETPDLAATLADIEKAGLRVMTLAERKPAVLFGGRHVSFYKVMGFGIIELLERN
- the obgE gene encoding GTPase ObgE; translated protein: MKFLDEAKIYLESGKGGPGAIAFRREKFVDMGGPDGGNGGRGGDIYFEALDNLNTLIDFRYTQHFRAGAGQNGGGDNCSGKSGNDIVVKVPVGTVILDEDKETELLDMTIPGQRVLFLKGGDGGFGNAHFKSSTNRAPRKSTPGWPGEERAVWLRLKLIADAGIVGLPNAGKSTFLSVVTRAKPKIADYPFTTLAPNLGVVRTHDKEFVLADIPGLIEGASEGVGLGTRFLGHVERTGALLHLIDATQDDIVGAYKTIRAELKAYGHGLAKKPEIIALNKIDALGPELAEDQRDILSKAIRKKVHLISAVAKDGTETVLAEMFKHIEKSRAARKAAMPVVQDVVYDDE
- a CDS encoding PAS domain S-box protein; protein product: MTQILNSLVVARGLDTQHALEDIMVNNLEGYVFSFLTHPLERLTEIDRDPDLIFIDGNGGLTGDDIARIVRLFPRKTYVVLDDNPGMKRRVYLNMGIDEVMSLGDLQSELGKHLLEKLLVLKELAAAEARIEQGEERFRGIIEHSNDILVLLDAAGIILYTSPAFTRQLDYEIWEVMGQPFFSFLHASDKVEFEDQFRWLATHHSGEDASPTSFKFWHKRGIWLDFEASGSNLLRNVTVQAVVLHMRDVTAHKHAEHELAEYRKRLEVLVEERTQEAAAANRRADAVIAASPDALIAIDENGMIDFVSRHYYSFYPHSAKLLAPGVHVMDAFKVVTHEVGLEPGDPRYEEMKEWWQNPKGSKEYKMHNGTWVRMQARRTANNGIVISTTNITDYKRQQALLAAQTAELATALAKEKAVVEQQKTFVSMVSHEFRTPLTIIDGNAQIIHKRGDTIGKEALEKRTSTIRAAVDRLVRLIETILSAHMMESGRLELQRGACDLSHIIREAVNDQQDISPGHKISFEARNVPTVMFLDDKVIRQMMTNLLSNAVKYSPGAERVEVSAFAEGNYVFIEVQDHGIGIPADEVEKVFEKYFRAKTSAGIPGSGLGLSLVKQFVALHGGEVTLRSKEGVGTVVTVRLPLDSH